The sequence GTTAAGTCACCCATGtggtggtaattttttttttttttttttgagacagagtcttgctttgtcacccaggccggagtgcagtggcatggtctcggctcactgcaacctctgcctcctgggttcaagtgattctcctgcctcagcctcctggttagctgggattacaggcacacagctccaagcctggctaatttctatattttcagtagagacagggtttcatcatgttggccaggctagtcttgaactcctgatctcaagtgacccgcccaccttggcctaccaaagtgctgggattacgggcatgagcgctgcgcccggccaggttgtggtaattttttatggcagccctaagAATAAATACACAGACCTgaacttttgtctttttgagcaAGGACTGCCATGTACAACTTGACCTGAGAGTGCAGCCTTCAATCTTTTCCTCTGGGGCCTCTGGCAACAGTTCTCAGATGACTATGCTCAGAGAGACACCTGTGACTGTCCACCCAGCAGCCATCTGTTCACCAGCAGAGGAGACCGGAAGTCCCTTGTGAGGTGCTGGGTTCTGAAGCTTCAGGAGTGGGATCCATGTCATCGTCCATATCAGATCTGTCTGCTCCAATCTCAGCCCTTTCTTCCTGCCTGATCCAAAGGCTATTTTCTAGCTGTTCTTCAGCAATTTCTAGCTCTTCTTCCGTTTGTAAAGTAGCCACAGTTTCCCGGGGCAAGTTTGAGGAATATAGCCCAAATTTGGCTTTATAGCCAAACATTGCCTCAAATGGACTTTGCTGCAAGGAAACGTCGAAAGCCTGATTCCTCACCATCTGCATGAATCGGAGGCCTTTGGCCCAGTGACATGAGTGGTTACTCTGCATCCAGGTACTTATCATGTTCTTTACATCACGGCTTGCTCCTTCCAGGGAGCCCTGGCTTTGGCCAGGGTGGTACTTACCAGATACAATCTTTAGGTCTGGCCACAACTCATTGAGCTCATGAACAACCTGGTTTGTGAACTCAACGCCACTGTCAGAGTCTAACACACTGGGTGTACCAAGAATTGTGAAAATATCTAACAAGACACTGACCACCTCATGGGCCTGTTTGGTTCTTAATGGCCGTAAAATAATAAACTTGGTTGAGTGATCCTGGTAGTATAAAATGAACTTGAACTCACCATCGGCACTGGACTGCATGTCAAGTATTTCAACTTGGCATGTGGAGTCTATGTCCTTAAAAGTCATGGGCTTTGGTGCAAGGCCTCTCTTGGGTACTGGGTTCTTCTGGTGGCACTGTTTACACAGAGTCAGATATAAGACAATAACTTCTTTGGTGACATTCCCATATTTTCCTTGCAGCTCCTTGAGCATGCGTGTCCGCCCACCATGTCCAATACTGAGATGTGTATCATGAAGAATATCAAACAACTCTTCCTTATGTACATAATACCGTATTCGATCACGTTCTCCATGAGTAGCCTCTATCAGTTTCTCTGTGCCCTGTACAGAGATCACATCATATTTTGCTGCACGGCGATAATCACGTGATgacttcttccctttttctttagcTTCTTTAACTTCCTTTATTGTTTGAAAGtacttttctttggaaaataccTTGCTGTTGTAACTTTTGCTTTCTACTAACTTTGTTACACTCATAAGAAACTTTTCTCTCATGTTACTTATCTCCATTTCCATTTCACTTGCATTTGAAACCCCAGGTGGATCATTTCCAGCTCTCTGAGGCATCATGGAGAGCTGTAAGAAGGATcctaagaaaggaagaaaagagaacaaagttAAATTCACTGACACTCCCACCTGGAAGACTTTCCCTCTAAAGTTCCTCATCAATTCTTTCATCTAATTTTTGAAGATGATTATATGGAAGAATGATAATAGAATAATAGTTAAAAAGCAACTAGAAAGCCAACTAGCACCATCCAAAACCACAGCATAGCAACAGAATTTGACATCAGTAAAGATCACAAATATGTAGAGGTTTTAGACTTTAGGCAAACAGCAAAAACAATGAAGTCATTAGCTTATAGCAAGAAACCTAATCAACTGGTTTTTATTAACTGAATAGGAGAGAGGATAAACAGAAACTCCTAAGGCAGTAGGCTAAAATCTTACCCTCAGTAccctttaaaataatataaatgggaGAACGTTGCTAAAAGGTACCACATAATAACAGCAAACTCTTAAACTGAAATTTGTACCAGGGATTGCTTCTGAGCCTTCCCATGATCAACAGAAACAATTtcttggccaagcacagtggctcacgcctgtaatcccagcactttgggagggcgaggtgggcggatcacttgaggtcaggagttcaagaacagcctggccaacagggtgaaacccca comes from Homo sapiens chromosome 17, GRCh38.p14 Primary Assembly and encodes:
- the KRABD2 gene encoding KRAB-A domain-containing protein 2 isoform b (isoform b is encoded by transcript variant 2) → MMPQRAGNDPPGVSNASEMEMEISNMREKFLMSVTKLVESKSYNSKVFSKEKYFQTIKEVKEAKEKGKKSSRDYRRAAKYDVISVQGTEKLIEATHGERDRIRYYVHKEELFDILHDTHLSIGHGGRTRMLKELQGKYGNVTKEVIVLYLTLCKQCHQKNPVPKRGLAPKPMTFKDIDSTCQVEILDMQSSADGEFKFILYYQDHSTKFIILRPLRTKQAHEVVSVLLDIFTILGTPSVLDSDSGVEFTNQVVHELNELWPDLKIVSGKYHPGQSQGSLEGASRDVKNMISTWMQSNHSCHWAKGLRFMQMVRNQAFDVSLQQSPFEAMFGYKAKFGLYSSNLPRETVATLQTEEELEIAEEQLENSLWIRQEERAEIGADRSDMDDDMDPTPEASEPSTSQGTSGLLCW
- the KRABD2 gene encoding KRAB-A domain-containing protein 2 isoform a (isoform a is encoded by transcript variant 1), with the protein product MPSFLVPSLVSSPVLLKLLFSPGPKTIWSLWQQPMLFQEATAFENMTKDWNYLEGSQKDCYRDTMLDSYENTVPQGSFLQLSMMPQRAGNDPPGVSNASEMEMEISNMREKFLMSVTKLVESKSYNSKVFSKEKYFQTIKEVKEAKEKGKKSSRDYRRAAKYDVISVQGTEKLIEATHGERDRIRYYVHKEELFDILHDTHLSIGHGGRTRMLKELQGKYGNVTKEVIVLYLTLCKQCHQKNPVPKRGLAPKPMTFKDIDSTCQVEILDMQSSADGEFKFILYYQDHSTKFIILRPLRTKQAHEVVSVLLDIFTILGTPSVLDSDSGVEFTNQVVHELNELWPDLKIVSGKYHPGQSQGSLEGASRDVKNMISTWMQSNHSCHWAKGLRFMQMVRNQAFDVSLQQSPFEAMFGYKAKFGLYSSNLPRETVATLQTEEELEIAEEQLENSLWIRQEERAEIGADRSDMDDDMDPTPEASEPSTSQGTSGLLCW